Proteins found in one Sorghum bicolor cultivar BTx623 chromosome 1, Sorghum_bicolor_NCBIv3, whole genome shotgun sequence genomic segment:
- the LOC8055907 gene encoding uncharacterized protein LOC8055907: MGSRSKNEDDKALVLCQERKRFVREALDGRCAFAAAHFAYIQSLRHTGFALRKFVEPEVPTDSSLFTSTSATPEPPTIMQKSTNLSPSLSHHASDSFSPVPSPLSSGRFHVNHMKAGGNSVTTVKEKVLEPVTATLQTSSPVRGQAIHDLDDSSTFEAPPGTPPWDYFGLFQPVESQISFHDDKELGHDFENDDDIRRLREKEGIPELEEELEKSPAYPDYLKRHLGEEKPQDLKDVEKPPMNGGEDDLALSEDDFDNPTSESLVRMFKNRNDMPVAHIATGQSPAPLPTDDLASETVDSQAERPKDDPAVDPQIERPKDNMAIDAQTEKTKDHTGVDSHAEKPKDDTRVLDISMYESDETPVTSPLKEASTSTAAFPVNGKFKEPLRDVRNVARDLNSCMKEIEILFIKASDSGKEVPRMLEADKVNFRPLLPEEKAPGSTASGFFATLFACCREEVPVPQPPPQAEVQYLTWHRSMSSLSSSSRNPLGTTSKDDTDGLTGNIFGGVYMNSGSHASTLDRLYAWERKLYDEVKAGSAVCRQYDEKCRQLRHQESRGESQMSIDKTRAVVKDLHSRILVAIQRIDMISKNIEDLRDKELQPQLEELIGSLTRMWATMLECHRHQHDIIKLVSNTGNMKASIRSESQFQATLLLQVELNTLCSNFQKWIASHKAYLQSLNSWLLKCVKSLQKKRKSSRKKKVEADPITKYAVAPIFKTCESWINLLDHLPTDLEDAVKDLAAHINRYVPHQEKQRGGSKRTLSLSRSGRSNREMGEVQRSDPPMDLQSSLEIFLGKLETFSNISFEKYMELKEDINEAKERYEKAQADQRI; this comes from the exons ATGGGTTCACGATCAAAAAACGAAGATGACAAGGCTCTTGTCTTGTGCCAGGAAAGAAAGCGATTTGTTAGAGAAGCTCTTGACGGAAGATGTGCTTTTGCAGCTGCTCATTTCGCTTATATTCAGTCACTCAGGCACACAGGATTTGCTCTCAGAAAATTCGTAGAGCCTGAAGTACCAACAGATTCCTCACTGTTCACATCAACATCTGCCACTCCAGAGCCTCCTACCATCATGCAGAAATCTACGAACCTATCTCCATCCCTTTCACATCATGCTAGTGACTCTTTCTCTCCAGTGCCCTCACCATTATCTTCAGGACGTTTCCATGTCAATCATATGAAAGCTGGGGGTAATTCAGTGACAACTGTTAAGGAGAAGGTGCTTGAACCTGTAACCGCAACTCTGCAAACATCATCCCCTGTGCGTGGACAAGCTATCCATGACCTGGATGATAGTTCAACGTTTGAAGCTCCTCCTGGAACACCACCATGGGACTACTTCGGCCTTTTCCAACCTGTTGAGAGTCAGATCTCATTCCATGATGACAAGGAACTTGGTCATGACTTTGAGAATGATGATGATATCAGGCGTCTTCGGGAGAAAGAGGGAATCCCAGAGCTTGAggaggaactggagaagtctccTGCTTATCCTGATTATCTAAAGCGGCACCTAGGAGAGGAGAAACCTCAAGATCTCAAAGATGTTGAGAAACCTCCTATGAATGGTGGAGAGGATGATCTTGCATTGTCAGAAGATGATTTTGACAATCCAACATCTGAATCTTTAGTGCGGATGTTCAAGAATCGCAATGATATGCCTGTTGCACATATTGCAACAGGTCAGTCACCCGCACCGCTTCCTACAGATGACTTAGCTTCAGAGACGGTTGATTCTCAGGCTGAAAGACCAAAAGATGACCCAGCAGTTGATCCTCAGATTGAAAGACCAAAAGATAACATGGCAATCGATGCTCAGACTGAAAAAACAAAAGATCACACAGGAGTTGATTCTCATGCTGAaaaaccaaaagatgacacaAGGGTACTGGACATTAGCATGTATGAAAGCGACGAAACTCCTGTTACAAGTCCTCTAAAAGAAGCCTCAACTTCAACTGCTGCTTTTCCAGTGAACGGGAAATTCAAGGAACCTTTACGTGACGTAAGGAATGTGGCGAGGGACTTAAACTCATGCATGAAGGAGATTGAGATCTTATTTATCAAGGCATCTGATTCTGGAAAAGAAGTCCCAAGGATGCTTGAAGCAGACAAAGTCAATTTCCGGCCTTTACTACCAGAAGAAAAAG CGCCAGGATCAACAGCATCAGGTTTTTTTGCAACATTATTTGCTTGTTGCAGAGAGGAAGTCCCTGTTCCTCAAC CTCCTCCTCAGGCTGAAGTGCAGTACCTTACCTGGCACAGATCAATGTCTTCACTTTCTTCGTCATCTAGAAATCCTCTTGGGACAACATCAAAGGATGACACTGATGGTCTCACTGGAAATATCTTTGGTGGTGTATACATGAATTCAGGCAGTCATGCCTCCACACTGGACAGGCTGTATGCATGGGAGAGAAAGCTTTATGATGAAGTCAag GCAGGCAGTGCAGTTTGCAGGCAATATGATGAGAAATGTAGGCAGCTAAGACATCAGGAATCAAGAGGAGAAAGCCAAATGAGTATCGACAAAACCCGTGCTGTTGTGAAGGATCTGCATTCCAGAATTTTAGTGGCCATTCAGAGAATTGACATGATTTCAAAGAACATAGAGGATCTAAGGGACAAAGAGCTTCAACCACAGCTAGAGGAATTAATTGGAAG tttgactCGCATGTGGGCAACAATGCTTGAGTGTCACCGGCATCAACATGATATCATTAAACTAGTATCCAACACTGGCAACATGAAGGCTTCAATTCGGTCAGAATCACAGTTCCAAGCAACTCTACTCCTTCAGGTTGAGCTGAACACATTATGTTCAAACTTTCAGAAATGGATAGCATCCCACAAAGCATATTTGCAGAGCCTAAATTCATGGCTACTCAAGTGTGTGAAGTCACTACAAAAGAAGAGGAAGAGTTCCAGGAAAAAGAAGGTCGAAGCTGATCCAATAACAAAGTATGCTGTTGCGCCCATATTTAAAACCTGTGAGAGCTGGATAAATTTGTTGGATCATTTACCAACGGATTTGGAGGATGCTGTTAAAGACCTTGCTGCTCATATAAACCGTTATGTGCCACATCAGGAGAAGCAACGGGGTGGTTCAAAGCGAACCTTATCGTTGTCCCGTAGTGGAAGATCAAACAGGGAGATGGGGGAAGTACAAAGGAGTGACCCCCCTATGGATTTACAATCAAGTTTGGAGATATTTCTAGGGAAGCTTGAGACATTCTCTAATATTTCATTTGAGAAATACATGGAGCTCAAAGAGGATATTAATGAGGCGAAGGAGAGGTATGAGAAGGCACAGGCAGACCAGCGGATTTAA